The following are encoded together in the Labrys wisconsinensis genome:
- the murG gene encoding undecaprenyldiphospho-muramoylpentapeptide beta-N-acetylglucosaminyltransferase translates to MSEKIVLLCAGGTGGHLFPAEALAGALARYGWGVELATDERGAPYTGSFPARKIHAIPAETVRSRSPLAMANTAWKLGSGALAAWRMLGRSRPAVVVGFGGYPTVPPLIAATWRKIPTLIHEQNAVMGRANRLLAGRVTRIATGFPEVAMVEASARAKLVHTGNPVRAAVIEAAKLPYPGFDGRLRLLVLGGSQGARVMSDVVPDAIGRLDPTLRARLSIVQQARREDLARVRQTYADLGIDAEIEAFFKDLPAHMAAAHLVVSRGGASTVAELAAIGRPSILVPLPGALDQDQAANARSLAGTGGAKLVMQTEFTPDNLAGDLAAMLGDPAGLARAAAAARSAGSPDAAGRLAALVVDLAGG, encoded by the coding sequence GTGAGCGAGAAGATCGTCCTGCTCTGCGCCGGGGGCACCGGCGGCCACCTGTTCCCGGCGGAGGCCCTGGCCGGCGCGCTGGCGCGATACGGCTGGGGCGTGGAGCTGGCCACCGACGAGCGCGGCGCGCCCTATACCGGCTCGTTCCCGGCGCGGAAGATCCATGCGATTCCCGCCGAGACCGTGCGCTCGCGCTCGCCGCTCGCCATGGCCAACACCGCCTGGAAGCTGGGCAGCGGCGCCCTGGCCGCCTGGCGCATGCTCGGCCGCAGCCGGCCGGCCGTGGTGGTCGGCTTCGGCGGCTACCCCACCGTGCCGCCGCTGATCGCCGCGACCTGGCGCAAGATCCCGACGCTGATCCACGAGCAGAACGCGGTGATGGGCCGGGCCAACCGCCTGCTCGCTGGCCGCGTCACCCGCATCGCCACCGGCTTTCCCGAGGTGGCCATGGTCGAGGCTTCGGCCCGGGCCAAGCTCGTCCATACCGGCAACCCGGTGCGTGCCGCGGTGATCGAAGCGGCCAAGCTGCCCTATCCCGGCTTCGACGGCCGGCTGCGCCTGCTCGTGCTCGGCGGCAGCCAAGGCGCCAGGGTGATGTCGGATGTCGTACCGGACGCCATCGGCCGGCTCGACCCCACCCTCCGCGCCCGGCTTTCCATCGTGCAACAGGCGCGCAGGGAAGACCTGGCTCGGGTGCGGCAGACCTATGCCGACCTCGGCATCGACGCCGAGATCGAGGCCTTCTTCAAGGACCTGCCGGCGCACATGGCCGCAGCGCACCTGGTGGTGTCGCGCGGCGGCGCCTCGACCGTGGCCGAGCTCGCCGCGATCGGCCGCCCGTCGATCCTGGTGCCGCTGCCGGGCGCCCTCGATCAGGACCAGGCGGCGAACGCCCGGTCGCTGGCCGGCACTGGTGGGGCCAAGCTGGTGATGCAGACGGAGTTCACCCCGGACAACCTGGCGGGCGACCTCGCGGCCATGCTCGGCGATCCGGCCGGCCTGGCGCGGGCCGCCGCAGCCGCTCGCAGCGCCGGTTCCCCCGACGCGGCCGGGCGGCTGGCGGCGCTGGTCGTCGATCTCGCGGGGGGATGA
- a CDS encoding FtsW/RodA/SpoVE family cell cycle protein → MASRAERSAFNEWWWTVDRLMLVALLALMFIGVVLLLAASPAVAERIGIQDIFHFVNRQAIFIPPAIAVMVGMSFLSPPAIRRVSLVVFLIATGLVMATLLFGVEVKGSRRWIFGIQPSEFLKPAFVVLAAWLFSESVKRRDVPGNILAILLLGSSAALLILQPDFGQTMLLSIVWCALFFMAGLHWFWVIGLGGAGVVGIAAAYVLIPHVTARIDKFLNPDGTDNFQVETAMEAFQSGGWLGKGPGEGTVKRILPDSHTDFIGAVTAEEFGILFCMALVAIFAFVVLRGLWHAYKLEDPFCRFATAGLTLLFGLQSSINLMVNLHMMPAKGMTLPFISYGGSSLIAVAYAMGMVLALTRRRPRSDVLAQTWRFREREDELAAEAA, encoded by the coding sequence ATGGCCTCACGCGCCGAACGATCGGCCTTCAACGAGTGGTGGTGGACCGTCGACCGGCTGATGCTGGTGGCCCTGCTCGCCCTGATGTTCATCGGCGTGGTGCTGCTGCTGGCAGCCAGCCCCGCGGTCGCCGAGCGCATCGGCATCCAGGACATCTTCCACTTCGTCAACCGCCAGGCGATCTTCATCCCGCCCGCTATCGCCGTCATGGTCGGCATGTCGTTCCTGTCGCCGCCGGCGATCCGGCGCGTCTCGCTGGTAGTGTTCCTGATCGCGACGGGCCTGGTGATGGCGACGCTGCTGTTCGGCGTCGAGGTCAAGGGCTCGCGCCGCTGGATCTTCGGCATCCAGCCCTCCGAGTTCCTCAAGCCCGCCTTCGTCGTGCTCGCCGCCTGGCTGTTCTCCGAGAGCGTCAAGCGCCGCGACGTGCCGGGCAACATCCTCGCCATCCTGCTGCTCGGCTCCTCCGCCGCGCTTCTGATCCTGCAGCCCGACTTCGGCCAGACCATGCTGCTCTCCATCGTCTGGTGCGCGCTGTTCTTCATGGCCGGGCTGCACTGGTTCTGGGTGATCGGCCTCGGCGGGGCCGGCGTGGTCGGCATCGCCGCCGCCTATGTGCTGATCCCGCACGTCACCGCGCGCATCGACAAGTTCCTCAACCCGGACGGCACCGACAATTTCCAGGTGGAGACCGCGATGGAGGCGTTCCAGAGCGGCGGCTGGCTCGGCAAGGGGCCGGGCGAGGGCACGGTCAAGCGCATCCTGCCCGACAGCCATACCGACTTCATCGGCGCGGTCACGGCCGAGGAGTTCGGCATCCTGTTCTGCATGGCGCTGGTGGCGATCTTCGCCTTCGTGGTTCTGCGCGGCCTCTGGCACGCCTACAAGCTGGAGGATCCGTTCTGCCGCTTCGCCACCGCCGGGTTGACGCTGCTGTTCGGCCTGCAGTCCTCGATCAACCTGATGGTGAACCTGCACATGATGCCGGCCAAGGGCATGACGCTGCCCTTCATCTCCTATGGCGGCTCCTCGCTGATCGCCGTCGCCTATGCCATGGGCATGGTGCTGGCGCTGACCCGCCGCCGGCCGCGCTCGGACGTGCTGGCCCAGACCTGGCGCTTCCGCGAACGCGAGGACGAGCTCGCGGCGGAGGCGGCGTGA
- a CDS encoding fatty acid desaturase CarF family protein gives MKMRLALLAFLVSFAANFIWLGGPLDWRMPLAAVAAWYLADLLSGLIHMYMDYRPVPPGSGLADVYFYKGSHDSEHYHTLRKQALARVGPIDRLAFDFKFHHPRPEVLGRRKLIYQVRSTVIVLSLPFSVELNAACLIWHVPNWLVAGAIVLIVAGSLSQYFHGSLHREKNPWFILFLRRIGLLMTPAAHAVHHTTLERDFSVINGWSNPLVNVIFRFLLRRHILKEDGLEPT, from the coding sequence ATGAAGATGCGCCTGGCGCTGCTCGCTTTTCTCGTGTCCTTCGCCGCCAATTTCATCTGGCTCGGCGGGCCGCTGGACTGGCGCATGCCCCTGGCGGCGGTCGCCGCCTGGTATCTGGCCGACCTCCTGTCCGGCCTCATCCACATGTACATGGATTATCGTCCGGTCCCGCCGGGCAGCGGCCTGGCCGACGTCTACTTCTACAAGGGGTCGCACGATTCCGAGCATTATCACACCTTGAGGAAACAGGCCCTCGCCCGCGTCGGGCCCATCGACCGTCTCGCCTTCGACTTCAAGTTTCATCATCCGCGACCGGAAGTCCTGGGGCGGCGCAAGCTGATCTACCAGGTGAGGTCGACGGTGATCGTCCTGTCCCTGCCCTTTTCCGTCGAGCTGAATGCGGCCTGCCTGATCTGGCATGTTCCCAATTGGCTTGTCGCCGGAGCGATCGTCCTGATCGTCGCCGGCAGCCTCAGCCAATATTTCCACGGCTCCCTGCACCGGGAGAAGAATCCCTGGTTCATCCTCTTCCTGCGGCGGATCGGCCTGTTGATGACGCCTGCCGCGCACGCGGTGCACCACACCACGCTGGAACGGGACTTCAGCGTCATCAACGGCTGGTCGAACCCGCTGGTCAACGTCATCTTCCGCTTTCTCCTGCGGCGACATATCCTGAAGGAGGACGGTCTCGAGCCGACCTGA
- a CDS encoding B3/B4 domain-containing protein: MTLTIAALVERFPDFRVVVLIAEGLRLPAGRPAELEAEIARRETACRRDHGGLELSAIPGVAAWRAAYKGFGIKKTSYRSSVERLVKRVTAGDRLPAVNAFVDAYNAVSLRHVLCVGADDLDRIALPVAFRFSEPGDSFLDMGAEAGEDAEDPPKPGEVVLADTRHVLCRRWNWRQDLRSAITPRTRRALVTIQSNGWGDVEAAAADLSALVATHCGGRVAMAVADRDAPAVTIGD, from the coding sequence GTGACGCTGACCATCGCCGCCCTCGTCGAGCGCTTTCCGGATTTCCGCGTCGTCGTCCTGATCGCCGAGGGCCTGCGCCTGCCGGCGGGGCGCCCGGCCGAGCTCGAGGCCGAAATCGCCCGCCGCGAGACCGCGTGCCGCCGCGACCATGGCGGCCTGGAGCTCTCCGCCATCCCCGGGGTCGCGGCCTGGCGGGCGGCCTACAAGGGCTTCGGCATCAAGAAGACCAGCTACCGCTCCTCGGTCGAGCGCCTGGTCAAGCGCGTCACCGCCGGCGACCGGCTGCCGGCGGTCAACGCCTTCGTCGACGCCTACAACGCGGTATCGCTGCGCCACGTCCTGTGCGTCGGCGCCGACGATCTCGACCGCATCGCCCTGCCCGTCGCCTTCCGCTTCAGCGAGCCGGGCGACAGCTTTCTCGACATGGGGGCGGAAGCCGGCGAGGACGCCGAGGATCCGCCCAAGCCCGGCGAGGTCGTGCTGGCCGATACGCGCCACGTGCTCTGTCGCCGCTGGAACTGGCGCCAGGACCTGCGCTCGGCCATCACGCCCCGGACCCGGCGGGCGCTGGTCACCATCCAGTCGAACGGCTGGGGCGACGTCGAGGCCGCCGCGGCGGATCTGTCGGCCCTGGTCGCGACCCATTGCGGCGGGCGCGTCGCCATGGCCGTGGCGGACCGTGATGCGCCGGCGGTGACGATCGGGGATTAG
- a CDS encoding helix-turn-helix transcriptional regulator, which translates to MRRTTRLFEIIQLLRAARRPLTADALAETLEVARRTIYRDIASLQAISVPIHGEAGIGYVMRAGYDLPPLMLTVEEVEALAVALSLLARTGDSGLREAAGTLQGKIAGVLPREARRPIEAPSLHVSPWGAAAPAGVDLGLVRRAIRDERKLAIAYADEAGRQTRRTVLPVAVIYYVEVTAIAAWCELRQAFRHFRADRIRACSLLDADFHGRGAALRTAWSAERGGVPGP; encoded by the coding sequence ATGCGAAGGACGACGCGCCTGTTCGAGATCATTCAGCTCCTGCGCGCGGCCCGCAGGCCGCTGACGGCCGACGCGCTGGCCGAGACGCTGGAGGTCGCCCGGCGGACGATCTATCGCGACATCGCCTCGCTGCAGGCGATCTCGGTGCCGATCCACGGCGAGGCCGGCATCGGCTATGTCATGCGCGCCGGCTACGACCTGCCGCCGCTGATGCTGACCGTCGAGGAGGTCGAGGCCCTCGCGGTGGCGCTCAGCCTGCTGGCGCGCACCGGCGACAGCGGCCTCAGGGAGGCGGCCGGCACGCTGCAGGGCAAGATCGCCGGCGTGCTGCCGCGCGAGGCCCGCCGGCCGATCGAGGCGCCGAGCCTCCACGTCTCGCCCTGGGGGGCGGCGGCGCCCGCGGGGGTCGATCTCGGGCTGGTGCGGCGCGCGATCCGCGACGAGCGCAAGCTGGCCATCGCCTATGCCGACGAGGCCGGGCGGCAGACGCGGCGCACCGTGCTGCCGGTCGCGGTGATCTACTATGTCGAGGTCACCGCCATCGCCGCCTGGTGCGAGCTGCGCCAGGCGTTCCGCCATTTCCGCGCCGACCGCATCCGCGCCTGCTCCCTGCTCGATGCCGACTTCCACGGCCGCGGCGCGGCCCTGCGGACGGCCTGGTCGGCCGAGCGCGGCGGGGTTCCCGGCCCCTAA